A window of Solidesulfovibrio fructosivorans JJ] genomic DNA:
TGGGGCCTTTGGAGCGCTGGGGCGGGCCGTGGCCCTGGCCCGGCGCATCCCGGCCAAGGTGTCCGTGCTTTTCGTCACGGCTCCGCCCGAGGGACAGGCAACCCCGCCGCTGGCCGAGGTGGAGGCCCGGCGGCAGTTGCGCCTGCTCGTCGAACGGGCCCGGTCCGAGGGCGTCGCCATAGAGTGGTTCGTGGCCGAGGGGATATTCGAGGATGAGGTGATCCGATTCGCCAAGGACCGCAAGGTCACGCTGTTGGTGGCGGAAACCGCCGACGCGGAGGGGAGGCAGTCGGAGCGGGAAACACAGTCCCTGCGCCAGATCATGCACCGGGTCTCATGCCGGGTGGAGCTCGTCAGCCCGCGCAAGGACGCAACGGCAATGCAACCAAAAGGAAAGGCGACATGAGCATTCCCATGACCATGTACCTGCCCATCGCCGGGAATTCGGTGAACATCCTGGCCGTACTCGGCCTGGGTGGGGGTGTGGGGCTTCTCTCGGGCATTTTCGGCGTCGGCGGGGGCTTCCTGATGACGCCGCTTCTGATGATGATGGGCATTCCGCCCACCGTGGCCGCGGCTTCGGACTCCAACCAGATCGTGGGCGCTTCCACCTCGGGCACGCTGATCCACCTGCGGCTCGGCAACGTGGAC
This region includes:
- a CDS encoding universal stress protein, whose amino-acid sequence is MEHILVCMTPRHGAFGALGRAVALARRIPAKVSVLFVTAPPEGQATPPLAEVEARRQLRLLVERARSEGVAIEWFVAEGIFEDEVIRFAKDRKVTLLVAETADAEGRQSERETQSLRQIMHRVSCRVELVSPRKDATAMQPKGKAT